Part of the uncultured Methanobrevibacter sp. genome is shown below.
ATTTAGTTAAATATTTATTATTGATAATATGAAACAGGCAATGATTGTAAGAACAGATTTGAAAATGGGCAAAGGAAAAATTGCTGCTCAATGCTGTCATGGAGCTATTGGTGCATACAAGAAATCTCCTCAGGATAAAATCAGGAAATGGGAAAATGAAGCTTATGCAAAGGTAGTTTTAAAAGTTAAAACCAAGGAGGAACTTTTGGAGCTTAAAAAGTTGGCTGACCAAAAGGGAATTTCCAACTATCTTGTAGTTGATGCGGGAAGGACTCAGATACCTACATCATCAGTAACGGTTTTGGCACTTGGTCCTGATGAGGATGAAATAATTGATGAAGTGACTGGGGATTTGAAACTTTTATAGTTTAACTGTTATTTTAATGATGGCATTATTCAATTAAATGTGGTAGGTATTATGGGCATAAAACACGTTGTAAAAATTGGGGGAAGTCTTTTTCCAGATTATGCAATTGAACTTGCAAAACAATTGAAAAACACCAATTCACTAATTATTTTGGGTGGTGGCGATTTTGCAAATTTGATTCGCAAGTATGATGATGAAATTCATTTTTCACAAGAAACAACTCATTGGACAGCTATAGATTGTATGGACATAATAGCTAAACTTGTTGATGATAAGGTAGATTCCACTAAATTGGTATATTCCATTGAAGAGGCAAATAAAATTTCTGATGATGGTTTTACTCCTATTTTTATTGTTTCAAGATTTTTAAAAACAGAAGATCCTTTCGAATGCTCATGGGATGTGACTTCAGATTCCATTGCAGCCTATGTTTCACATCTTCTAAATGCAAAGCTTTTAATAGTAACAAATGTAAATGGTATATATACCCAAGAACCGAAAGAGCATGGTTCAACATTCATAAGTAAAATCGATGCAACAACATTACTAACTTTTCAAGAGTCGTCGATTGATGTAATGTTACCGTCTCTTTTATTAGAGTTTGGGACTAATTGTTATGTTGTGAATGGGAAGTGCCCTGAAAGGGTTTTATCTTTAATAGATGATAATATAAATGATTATAACTTCGATTACACACAAATAATAGGTGAATAAAATGAAAGAAGTAGAATGTATTTCATGTAAACAAGAAATTCCATTAACCGGACCATTCGTAGAATTTGAATGTCCTATATGTGGAGCAAAAATAGCAAGATGTGAAAAATGCCGTACCTTTGGTCACGCTTACAAATGTGAATGTGGTTTTGAAGGACCATAAGTTTTAAAATGGAGGAATTAGAATGGGTGAAGTATTAACAACTATGAAAATCATGCCAGACAGTCCGGAAGTAGATTTAGAAGCTATCAAATCTACTATCGAAAGTTCAATGCCAGAAGGCGCTAAAATCCACGAAATTACTGAAGAGCCAATTG
Proteins encoded:
- a CDS encoding delta 1-pyrroline-5-carboxylate synthetase, giving the protein MKHVVKIGGSLFPDYAIELAKQLKNTNSLIILGGGDFANLIRKYDDEIHFSQETTHWTAIDCMDIIAKLVDDKVDSTKLVYSIEEANKISDDGFTPIFIVSRFLKTEDPFECSWDVTSDSIAAYVSHLLNAKLLIVTNVNGIYTQEPKEHGSTFISKIDATTLLTFQESSIDVMLPSLLLEFGTNCYVVNGKCPERVLSLIDDNINDYNFDYTQIIGE
- a CDS encoding zinc finger domain-containing protein → MKEVECISCKQEIPLTGPFVEFECPICGAKIARCEKCRTFGHAYKCECGFEGP
- the pth2 gene encoding aminoacyl-tRNA hydrolase, encoding MKQAMIVRTDLKMGKGKIAAQCCHGAIGAYKKSPQDKIRKWENEAYAKVVLKVKTKEELLELKKLADQKGISNYLVVDAGRTQIPTSSVTVLALGPDEDEIIDEVTGDLKLL